A part of Larimichthys crocea isolate SSNF chromosome VII, L_crocea_2.0, whole genome shotgun sequence genomic DNA contains:
- the mtus2b gene encoding microtubule-associated tumor suppressor candidate 2 isoform X2 → MCERAEPFGKGELRNNNRQGVVLADGDANANDIETEDGGKTGDTGTLSGLTTERAEQDKVIIWGTDSQCDDPELAEFEMLECQELEAYLVEEGEDFVGLADRKESQEKPSTCSKATVEQATDNKIREEKKSILRGASEQESSISESREVSRTELSSETDVFVTCLSTISNMDTAGRTQTTESWHIASGPYSTISEDLTLVSQTGKASQGADHLLSGKSTIHQKDVDMNLNSTVHSEDVVSQAQVRNGVVPCKDDECRKNNNQRNKAISEQDCDQGRSTEHKGSSAARTSHEESNNKMDKSTQANEAPKMNYSPNKTVTKGTQSSIESKAIKKQGSFDNTLKKQNSFDKSFKKQPSFENSFKKQLSFDNTLKKQSSFENTVTTSSSSLERRKPWGSPSRPATPTSPKTTSCSPKRRPPGSPAKVQGIRALSLERSGSPQRGLSQTIKPLAKTNLSSGIPKPIMSQQKEPEPRKSSPPQKPKNVRPKIITYVRKNPQAKPQAADAPLEASTLSPRLSSYSSPPAHKDLKVGPQPKSTPVLCSSNLLFDKYRQEIQKAGYYPPGMAVTGVKPPSNTVPQRQSGKSDSFHEDMHEKYLQEHVSQEGSSVYRSPRALRPQLGLGAVTRQPAAKTRVQQTGQRTTTAPSHSPQAAGASTQGHQDPAGEQKRSGERGPETNPKSLLLKPGQSGLRPPGFSALPAARLAAFGFVRSSSVSSVSSNQSTDSSHSDPCRPSQHPGSGSNDTPLHKTTATPGEASHAQSRSQPPNAPSLQRRSLPSQRCSPLASRREIQKDVEAVMPPKSSPKRFAVVSPKPQSPVRGRTAAVHGAVRTERAQELDRALIQQLRERCEQQALQLQSLQAQLKKASLCLDVFSITTQHFCHKSESAIVKERELSLELARIRDEVAFSVKHWEQLQQEKQELERRFEAELQGLRAQQQRELGALEERLKSQHMAETESLQVQQRGELEELRLKQQEQIEEINENQEASLMEMETTHNDTLATLQEEHARTVKNLKMAHEQQTKSLVEEFEKIRLSLQDQVDTLTFQNRSLRDRAKRFEEALRRSTDEQIVDALAPYKHIEEDLKSLKEVLEMKNQQIHQQDLKISELEKIAEKNVYLEERLQVLQQQNEDLKERIDKNVAVSRQLSEENANLQVHVEKESNEKKRLSRTNEELLWRLQTGELSPRMSPSSSPIHRPSSGPGSPARPHSYHQ, encoded by the exons ATGTGTGAACGAGCAGAGCCCTTCGGTAAAGGGGAGTTAAGGAATAACAACCGGCAGGGTGTCGTGCTGGCGGATGGTGATGCCAACGCCAATGATATTGAGACAGAGGATGGTGGGAAGACGGGTGATACTGGTACTCTGTCAGGGCTGACAACTGAAAGAGCAGAGCAGGACAAAGTCATCATCTGGGGTACAGACTCCCAGTGTGATGACCCTGAGCTGGCTGAGTTTGAGATGCTGGAGTGTCAGGAGCTGGAGGCTTACCTGGTTGAGGAGGGAGAGGACTTTGTCGGGCTTGCAGACCGGAAAGAGTCTCAAGAAAAGCCTTCAACATGCAGCAAAGCCACAGTAGAGCAAGCAACAGATAATAAGATCAGGGAAGAGAAAAAGTCTATTCTGCGTGGTGCCAGTGAGCAGGAATCCAGTATTTCTGAGAGCAGAGAGGTATCCAGGACTGAGCTAAGCTCCGAAACTGATGTCtttgtgacctgtctgtctaccATTTCAAACATGGACACCGCCGGCAGGACCCAGACAACAGAGTCCTGGCACATTGCCTCTGGTCCTTACTCAACCATCTCAGAAGATCTGACTCTGGTCTCTCAAACAGGCAAGGCCTCTCAAGGAGCTGATCACCTCTTGTCTGGAAAAAGCACAATACACCAGAAAGATGTGGACATGAATTTAAATTCAACAGTTCATTCAGAGGATGTAGTATCACAGGCACAAGTGAGGAATGGAGTCGTTCCATGTAAGGATGATGAGTGCAGGAAGAACAATAACCAGAGAAATAAAGCCATTTCAGAGCAGGACTGTGATCAAGGGAGAAGTACTGAGCACAAGGGTTCATCTGCTGCAAGAACATCACACGAAgaaagcaacaataaaatggATAAAAGCACACAAGCAAATGAAGCCCCCAAAATGAACTACAGCCCAAACAAAACAGTTACAAAAGGGACTCAATCATCAATTGAATCCAAAGCCATAAAGAAACAAGGGTCATTTGATAACAcgttgaaaaaacaaaactcttttGACAAGAGTTTTAAAAAGCAGCCATCATTTGAGAATTCTTTCAAGAAGCAGCTCTCCTTTGATAACACCTTAAAAAAGCAGAGCTCTTTTGAGAACACTGTCACCACCAGCTCTTCAAGTCTGGAGAGAAGGAAGCCATGGGGAAGCCCTAGTCGACCAGCAACTCCTACTTCCCCTAAAACTACCTCCTGTTCCCCCAAGAGACGACCACCTGGTTCACCAGCCAAGGTCCAGGGCATCAGGGCACTGAGCTTGGAGCGCAGCGGCTCCCCTCAGAGAGGTTTAAGTCAAACAATCAAACCTCTGGCAAAGACAAATTTGAGCAGTGGCATTCCTAAACCCATCATGTCTCAGCAGAAAGAGCCTGAACCCAGGAAGTCCTCTCCTCCCCAGAAGCCTAAAAATGTCCGACCAAAAATCATCACCTATGTTCGAAAGAATCCTCAAGCAAAACCACAAGCGGCAGATGCCCCACTTGAAGCCTCAACACTTTCACCAAGACTATCTTCTTACTCCAGCCCACCAGCTCATAAAGATCTAAAGGTCGGTCCTCAACCTAAATCCACACCAGTGCTGTGTTCCTCCAACCTGCTGTTTGACAAATATCGTCAGGAGATTCAGAAGGCAGGGTACTATCCTCCAGGCATGGCTGTAACTGGGGTGAAACCTCCAAGCAACACCGTCCCTCAAAGGCAGAGTGGGAAGTCGGACAGTTTTCATGAGGATATGCATGAGAAATATCTCCAAGAG CATGTTTCTCAGGAAGGCAGCAGTGTCTACCGCTCACCCAGAGCTCTGAGGCCTCAGCTGGGGTTAGGAGCGGTCACCAGGCAGCCTGCAGCCAAGACAAGAGTTCAGCAGACAGGTCAGAGGACAACCACAGCCCCAAGCCATTCTCCTCAGGCAGCTGGAGCGTCCACCCAAGGCCACCAGGACCCTGCAG gagagcaaaagaggtcAGGAGAAAGAGGTCCAGAAACCAATCCCAAGAGCCTCCTGCTCAAACCAGGCCAGTCTGGTCTCCGTCCACCAGGCTTCTCCGCCCTGCCAGCTGCCCGTCTGGCTGCCTTTGGCTTCGTCCGGAGCTCCAGTGTCTCCTCTGTGTCCAGCAACCAGTCTACCGACAGCAGTCACAGTGATCCATGCCGACCTTCTCAGC atcCTGGCAGTGGCAGCAATGACACACCTCTCCACAAAACCACAGCAACCCCCGGTGAAGCTTCCCATGCTCAGAGTCGGTCCCAGCCTCCCAACGCCCCCAGCCTCCAGCGCCGCAGTCTGCCGTCGCAGCGTTGCTCCCCTCTCG CCTCTCGGAGGGAGATACAGAAGGATGTAGAAGCTGTGATGCCACCAAAATCCTCTCCTAAAAGATTTGCAGTGGTTTCACCCAAACCGCAGTCCCCTG TTCGTGGGCGGACGGCAGCAGTTCATGGAGCTGTTCGGACTGAAAGGGCTCAGGAGCTGGACCGGGCTCTGATCCAGCAGCTGCGGGAACGCTGTGAGCAGCAGGCCCTACAGCTGCAGAGCTTACAGGCCCAGTTAAAGAAGGCCTCCCTCTGCCTGGATGTTTTCAGCATCACCACCCAGCACTTCTGTCACAAG agcgAGAGTGCCATTGTGAAGGAGAGGGAACTGTCCCTGGAGCTTGCCAGAATCAGGGATGAAGTGG CTTTCAGTGTCAAACACTGGGAGCAActgcagcaggagaagcaggaaCTGGAGCGTCGTTTCGAGGCTGAGCTGCAGGGTTTACGGGCTCAGCAACAGAGGGAGCTGGGGGCGCTGGAGGAGCGGCTGAAATCGCAACACATGGCTGAGACCGAGAGCCTGCAGGTCCAACAGCGAGgcgagctggaggagctgcgaTTGAAACAGCaagagcag ATTGAGGAGATAAATGAGAACCAAGAGGCTTCATTGATGGAAATGGAGACGACTCACAATGACACACTGGCCACTCTGCAGGAGGAGCACGCCAGGACTGTGAAGA ATCTAAAGATGGCCCATGAACAGCAGACAAAGTCTCTGGTAGAAGAGTTTGAAAAGATCAGACTGTCACTGCAG GATCAGGTCGACACGCTGACATTTCAAAATCGCAGCCTCAGAGACCGAGCCAAGCGCTTCGAAGAAGCTCTGCGCAGGAGCACAGATGAGCAGATAGTG GATGCCTTGGCACCATATAAACACATTGAGGAGGACCTGAAGAGTCTGAAAGAAGTCCTGGAGATGAAGAATCAACAAATTCATCAACAGGACCTGAAGATCTCTGAACTGGAGAAAATA GCTGAAAAGAACGTGTACCTGGAGGAGAGACTGCaagtgttacagcagcagaacgAGGACCTGAAGGAAAGAATAGACAAGAACGTCGCTGTGTCCAG GCAACTCTCGGAGGAAAATGCCAACCTGCAAGTGCACGTTGAGAAAGAGAGCAACGAGAAGAAGAGGCTGAGTCGCACTAACGAGGAGCTCCTGTGGCGTCTCCAGACGGGCGAGCTGAGCCCTCGCATGTCTCCCAGCTCCTCCCCCATCCATCGACCTTCATCCGGACCAGGCTCTCCAGCCCGCCCACACTCCTACCATCAATGA
- the mtus2b gene encoding microtubule-associated tumor suppressor candidate 2 isoform X1, translating into MCERAEPFGKGELRNNNRQGVVLADGDANANDIETEDGGKTGDTGTLSGLTTERAEQDKVIIWGTDSQCDDPELAEFEMLECQELEAYLVEEGEDFVGLADRKESQEKPSTCSKATVEQATDNKIREEKKSILRGASEQESSISESREVSRTELSSETDVFVTCLSTISNMDTAGRTQTTESWHIASGPYSTISEDLTLVSQTGKASQGADHLLSGKSTIHQKDVDMNLNSTVHSEDVVSQAQVRNGVVPCKDDECRKNNNQRNKAISEQDCDQGRSTEHKGSSAARTSHEESNNKMDKSTQANEAPKMNYSPNKTVTKGTQSSIESKAIKKQGSFDNTLKKQNSFDKSFKKQPSFENSFKKQLSFDNTLKKQSSFENTVTTSSSSLERRKPWGSPSRPATPTSPKTTSCSPKRRPPGSPAKVQGIRALSLERSGSPQRGLSQTIKPLAKTNLSSGIPKPIMSQQKEPEPRKSSPPQKPKNVRPKIITYVRKNPQAKPQAADAPLEASTLSPRLSSYSSPPAHKDLKVGPQPKSTPVLCSSNLLFDKYRQEIQKAGYYPPGMAVTGVKPPSNTVPQRQSGKSDSFHEDMHEKYLQEHVSQEGSSVYRSPRALRPQLGLGAVTRQPAAKTRVQQTGQRTTTAPSHSPQAAGASTQGHQDPAGEQKRSGERGPETNPKSLLLKPGQSGLRPPGFSALPAARLAAFGFVRSSSVSSVSSNQSTDSSHSDPCRPSQHPGSGSNDTPLHKTTATPGEASHAQSRSQPPNAPSLQRRSLPSQRCSPLASRREIQKDVEAVMPPKSSPKRFAVVSPKPQSPVRGRTAAVHGAVRTERAQELDRALIQQLRERCEQQALQLQSLQAQLKKASLCLDVFSITTQHFCHKSESAIVKERELSLELARIRDEVAFSVKHWEQLQQEKQELERRFEAELQGLRAQQQRELGALEERLKSQHMAETESLQVQQRGELEELRLKQQEQIEEINENQEASLMEMETTHNDTLATLQEEHARTVKNLKMAHEQQTKSLVEEFEKIRLSLQDQVDTLTFQNRSLRDRAKRFEEALRRSTDEQIVDALAPYKHIEEDLKSLKEVLEMKNQQIHQQDLKISELEKIQAEKNVYLEERLQVLQQQNEDLKERIDKNVAVSRQLSEENANLQVHVEKESNEKKRLSRTNEELLWRLQTGELSPRMSPSSSPIHRPSSGPGSPARPHSYHQ; encoded by the exons ATGTGTGAACGAGCAGAGCCCTTCGGTAAAGGGGAGTTAAGGAATAACAACCGGCAGGGTGTCGTGCTGGCGGATGGTGATGCCAACGCCAATGATATTGAGACAGAGGATGGTGGGAAGACGGGTGATACTGGTACTCTGTCAGGGCTGACAACTGAAAGAGCAGAGCAGGACAAAGTCATCATCTGGGGTACAGACTCCCAGTGTGATGACCCTGAGCTGGCTGAGTTTGAGATGCTGGAGTGTCAGGAGCTGGAGGCTTACCTGGTTGAGGAGGGAGAGGACTTTGTCGGGCTTGCAGACCGGAAAGAGTCTCAAGAAAAGCCTTCAACATGCAGCAAAGCCACAGTAGAGCAAGCAACAGATAATAAGATCAGGGAAGAGAAAAAGTCTATTCTGCGTGGTGCCAGTGAGCAGGAATCCAGTATTTCTGAGAGCAGAGAGGTATCCAGGACTGAGCTAAGCTCCGAAACTGATGTCtttgtgacctgtctgtctaccATTTCAAACATGGACACCGCCGGCAGGACCCAGACAACAGAGTCCTGGCACATTGCCTCTGGTCCTTACTCAACCATCTCAGAAGATCTGACTCTGGTCTCTCAAACAGGCAAGGCCTCTCAAGGAGCTGATCACCTCTTGTCTGGAAAAAGCACAATACACCAGAAAGATGTGGACATGAATTTAAATTCAACAGTTCATTCAGAGGATGTAGTATCACAGGCACAAGTGAGGAATGGAGTCGTTCCATGTAAGGATGATGAGTGCAGGAAGAACAATAACCAGAGAAATAAAGCCATTTCAGAGCAGGACTGTGATCAAGGGAGAAGTACTGAGCACAAGGGTTCATCTGCTGCAAGAACATCACACGAAgaaagcaacaataaaatggATAAAAGCACACAAGCAAATGAAGCCCCCAAAATGAACTACAGCCCAAACAAAACAGTTACAAAAGGGACTCAATCATCAATTGAATCCAAAGCCATAAAGAAACAAGGGTCATTTGATAACAcgttgaaaaaacaaaactcttttGACAAGAGTTTTAAAAAGCAGCCATCATTTGAGAATTCTTTCAAGAAGCAGCTCTCCTTTGATAACACCTTAAAAAAGCAGAGCTCTTTTGAGAACACTGTCACCACCAGCTCTTCAAGTCTGGAGAGAAGGAAGCCATGGGGAAGCCCTAGTCGACCAGCAACTCCTACTTCCCCTAAAACTACCTCCTGTTCCCCCAAGAGACGACCACCTGGTTCACCAGCCAAGGTCCAGGGCATCAGGGCACTGAGCTTGGAGCGCAGCGGCTCCCCTCAGAGAGGTTTAAGTCAAACAATCAAACCTCTGGCAAAGACAAATTTGAGCAGTGGCATTCCTAAACCCATCATGTCTCAGCAGAAAGAGCCTGAACCCAGGAAGTCCTCTCCTCCCCAGAAGCCTAAAAATGTCCGACCAAAAATCATCACCTATGTTCGAAAGAATCCTCAAGCAAAACCACAAGCGGCAGATGCCCCACTTGAAGCCTCAACACTTTCACCAAGACTATCTTCTTACTCCAGCCCACCAGCTCATAAAGATCTAAAGGTCGGTCCTCAACCTAAATCCACACCAGTGCTGTGTTCCTCCAACCTGCTGTTTGACAAATATCGTCAGGAGATTCAGAAGGCAGGGTACTATCCTCCAGGCATGGCTGTAACTGGGGTGAAACCTCCAAGCAACACCGTCCCTCAAAGGCAGAGTGGGAAGTCGGACAGTTTTCATGAGGATATGCATGAGAAATATCTCCAAGAG CATGTTTCTCAGGAAGGCAGCAGTGTCTACCGCTCACCCAGAGCTCTGAGGCCTCAGCTGGGGTTAGGAGCGGTCACCAGGCAGCCTGCAGCCAAGACAAGAGTTCAGCAGACAGGTCAGAGGACAACCACAGCCCCAAGCCATTCTCCTCAGGCAGCTGGAGCGTCCACCCAAGGCCACCAGGACCCTGCAG gagagcaaaagaggtcAGGAGAAAGAGGTCCAGAAACCAATCCCAAGAGCCTCCTGCTCAAACCAGGCCAGTCTGGTCTCCGTCCACCAGGCTTCTCCGCCCTGCCAGCTGCCCGTCTGGCTGCCTTTGGCTTCGTCCGGAGCTCCAGTGTCTCCTCTGTGTCCAGCAACCAGTCTACCGACAGCAGTCACAGTGATCCATGCCGACCTTCTCAGC atcCTGGCAGTGGCAGCAATGACACACCTCTCCACAAAACCACAGCAACCCCCGGTGAAGCTTCCCATGCTCAGAGTCGGTCCCAGCCTCCCAACGCCCCCAGCCTCCAGCGCCGCAGTCTGCCGTCGCAGCGTTGCTCCCCTCTCG CCTCTCGGAGGGAGATACAGAAGGATGTAGAAGCTGTGATGCCACCAAAATCCTCTCCTAAAAGATTTGCAGTGGTTTCACCCAAACCGCAGTCCCCTG TTCGTGGGCGGACGGCAGCAGTTCATGGAGCTGTTCGGACTGAAAGGGCTCAGGAGCTGGACCGGGCTCTGATCCAGCAGCTGCGGGAACGCTGTGAGCAGCAGGCCCTACAGCTGCAGAGCTTACAGGCCCAGTTAAAGAAGGCCTCCCTCTGCCTGGATGTTTTCAGCATCACCACCCAGCACTTCTGTCACAAG agcgAGAGTGCCATTGTGAAGGAGAGGGAACTGTCCCTGGAGCTTGCCAGAATCAGGGATGAAGTGG CTTTCAGTGTCAAACACTGGGAGCAActgcagcaggagaagcaggaaCTGGAGCGTCGTTTCGAGGCTGAGCTGCAGGGTTTACGGGCTCAGCAACAGAGGGAGCTGGGGGCGCTGGAGGAGCGGCTGAAATCGCAACACATGGCTGAGACCGAGAGCCTGCAGGTCCAACAGCGAGgcgagctggaggagctgcgaTTGAAACAGCaagagcag ATTGAGGAGATAAATGAGAACCAAGAGGCTTCATTGATGGAAATGGAGACGACTCACAATGACACACTGGCCACTCTGCAGGAGGAGCACGCCAGGACTGTGAAGA ATCTAAAGATGGCCCATGAACAGCAGACAAAGTCTCTGGTAGAAGAGTTTGAAAAGATCAGACTGTCACTGCAG GATCAGGTCGACACGCTGACATTTCAAAATCGCAGCCTCAGAGACCGAGCCAAGCGCTTCGAAGAAGCTCTGCGCAGGAGCACAGATGAGCAGATAGTG GATGCCTTGGCACCATATAAACACATTGAGGAGGACCTGAAGAGTCTGAAAGAAGTCCTGGAGATGAAGAATCAACAAATTCATCAACAGGACCTGAAGATCTCTGAACTGGAGAAAATA CAGGCTGAAAAGAACGTGTACCTGGAGGAGAGACTGCaagtgttacagcagcagaacgAGGACCTGAAGGAAAGAATAGACAAGAACGTCGCTGTGTCCAG GCAACTCTCGGAGGAAAATGCCAACCTGCAAGTGCACGTTGAGAAAGAGAGCAACGAGAAGAAGAGGCTGAGTCGCACTAACGAGGAGCTCCTGTGGCGTCTCCAGACGGGCGAGCTGAGCCCTCGCATGTCTCCCAGCTCCTCCCCCATCCATCGACCTTCATCCGGACCAGGCTCTCCAGCCCGCCCACACTCCTACCATCAATGA
- the mtus2b gene encoding microtubule-associated tumor suppressor candidate 2 isoform X4, with amino-acid sequence MGHCCCRLHFLPLRCLDQTSESAIVKERELSLELARIRDEVAFSVKHWEQLQQEKQELERRFEAELQGLRAQQQRELGALEERLKSQHMAETESLQVQQRGELEELRLKQQEQIEEINENQEASLMEMETTHNDTLATLQEEHARTVKNLKMAHEQQTKSLVEEFEKIRLSLQDQVDTLTFQNRSLRDRAKRFEEALRRSTDEQIVDALAPYKHIEEDLKSLKEVLEMKNQQIHQQDLKISELEKIAEKNVYLEERLQVLQQQNEDLKERIDKNVAVSRQLSEENANLQVHVEKESNEKKRLSRTNEELLWRLQTGELSPRMSPSSSPIHRPSSGPGSPARPHSYHQ; translated from the exons ATGGGCCATTGCTGCTGTAGGCTCCATTTCCTTCCTCTGCGCTGTCTGGACCAAACG agcgAGAGTGCCATTGTGAAGGAGAGGGAACTGTCCCTGGAGCTTGCCAGAATCAGGGATGAAGTGG CTTTCAGTGTCAAACACTGGGAGCAActgcagcaggagaagcaggaaCTGGAGCGTCGTTTCGAGGCTGAGCTGCAGGGTTTACGGGCTCAGCAACAGAGGGAGCTGGGGGCGCTGGAGGAGCGGCTGAAATCGCAACACATGGCTGAGACCGAGAGCCTGCAGGTCCAACAGCGAGgcgagctggaggagctgcgaTTGAAACAGCaagagcag ATTGAGGAGATAAATGAGAACCAAGAGGCTTCATTGATGGAAATGGAGACGACTCACAATGACACACTGGCCACTCTGCAGGAGGAGCACGCCAGGACTGTGAAGA ATCTAAAGATGGCCCATGAACAGCAGACAAAGTCTCTGGTAGAAGAGTTTGAAAAGATCAGACTGTCACTGCAG GATCAGGTCGACACGCTGACATTTCAAAATCGCAGCCTCAGAGACCGAGCCAAGCGCTTCGAAGAAGCTCTGCGCAGGAGCACAGATGAGCAGATAGTG GATGCCTTGGCACCATATAAACACATTGAGGAGGACCTGAAGAGTCTGAAAGAAGTCCTGGAGATGAAGAATCAACAAATTCATCAACAGGACCTGAAGATCTCTGAACTGGAGAAAATA GCTGAAAAGAACGTGTACCTGGAGGAGAGACTGCaagtgttacagcagcagaacgAGGACCTGAAGGAAAGAATAGACAAGAACGTCGCTGTGTCCAG GCAACTCTCGGAGGAAAATGCCAACCTGCAAGTGCACGTTGAGAAAGAGAGCAACGAGAAGAAGAGGCTGAGTCGCACTAACGAGGAGCTCCTGTGGCGTCTCCAGACGGGCGAGCTGAGCCCTCGCATGTCTCCCAGCTCCTCCCCCATCCATCGACCTTCATCCGGACCAGGCTCTCCAGCCCGCCCACACTCCTACCATCAATGA
- the mtus2b gene encoding microtubule-associated tumor suppressor candidate 2 isoform X3, translated as MGHCCCRLHFLPLRCLDQTSESAIVKERELSLELARIRDEVAFSVKHWEQLQQEKQELERRFEAELQGLRAQQQRELGALEERLKSQHMAETESLQVQQRGELEELRLKQQEQIEEINENQEASLMEMETTHNDTLATLQEEHARTVKNLKMAHEQQTKSLVEEFEKIRLSLQDQVDTLTFQNRSLRDRAKRFEEALRRSTDEQIVDALAPYKHIEEDLKSLKEVLEMKNQQIHQQDLKISELEKIQAEKNVYLEERLQVLQQQNEDLKERIDKNVAVSRQLSEENANLQVHVEKESNEKKRLSRTNEELLWRLQTGELSPRMSPSSSPIHRPSSGPGSPARPHSYHQ; from the exons ATGGGCCATTGCTGCTGTAGGCTCCATTTCCTTCCTCTGCGCTGTCTGGACCAAACG agcgAGAGTGCCATTGTGAAGGAGAGGGAACTGTCCCTGGAGCTTGCCAGAATCAGGGATGAAGTGG CTTTCAGTGTCAAACACTGGGAGCAActgcagcaggagaagcaggaaCTGGAGCGTCGTTTCGAGGCTGAGCTGCAGGGTTTACGGGCTCAGCAACAGAGGGAGCTGGGGGCGCTGGAGGAGCGGCTGAAATCGCAACACATGGCTGAGACCGAGAGCCTGCAGGTCCAACAGCGAGgcgagctggaggagctgcgaTTGAAACAGCaagagcag ATTGAGGAGATAAATGAGAACCAAGAGGCTTCATTGATGGAAATGGAGACGACTCACAATGACACACTGGCCACTCTGCAGGAGGAGCACGCCAGGACTGTGAAGA ATCTAAAGATGGCCCATGAACAGCAGACAAAGTCTCTGGTAGAAGAGTTTGAAAAGATCAGACTGTCACTGCAG GATCAGGTCGACACGCTGACATTTCAAAATCGCAGCCTCAGAGACCGAGCCAAGCGCTTCGAAGAAGCTCTGCGCAGGAGCACAGATGAGCAGATAGTG GATGCCTTGGCACCATATAAACACATTGAGGAGGACCTGAAGAGTCTGAAAGAAGTCCTGGAGATGAAGAATCAACAAATTCATCAACAGGACCTGAAGATCTCTGAACTGGAGAAAATA CAGGCTGAAAAGAACGTGTACCTGGAGGAGAGACTGCaagtgttacagcagcagaacgAGGACCTGAAGGAAAGAATAGACAAGAACGTCGCTGTGTCCAG GCAACTCTCGGAGGAAAATGCCAACCTGCAAGTGCACGTTGAGAAAGAGAGCAACGAGAAGAAGAGGCTGAGTCGCACTAACGAGGAGCTCCTGTGGCGTCTCCAGACGGGCGAGCTGAGCCCTCGCATGTCTCCCAGCTCCTCCCCCATCCATCGACCTTCATCCGGACCAGGCTCTCCAGCCCGCCCACACTCCTACCATCAATGA